The following coding sequences are from one Methanosarcina sp. WWM596 window:
- the flaJ gene encoding archaellar assembly protein FlaJ codes for MKCVQMAPSLKTNAAKPGVEGYINLAQKQKNTKITERVNDDMLFLLTYMAAISTADIERNRIFDYAGRQKEYEASKYFRQVHILASKWGYEYAKACKYISQKLKDTYLSSLFGTMSNILSSGEPEKNFLKQEKITREEIYSNEYERSVESLKKWTEGYTALMVSVTLVVTTVLVSVMIYNTADIETLASLIVLLTLLICGLAIYIIYRSAPAEKKVHTLSCKSKEQEQIRFLGRILLPLGSVFLTALILLGIRLEFILVGVTFFILPIGTLAMVDDRKIDERDSSFPAFVKALGTLAGATGTTINSAMEKLDRENIGCLKPGVEELHMGLSMGFKSRLCWEKFIGETGSELINRCSRTFTDAVELGGDPAEIGNIVSTSSLSIVLLRMKRQLISSSFRGLAIILHTVMVGLLIFITEIISKFSGLVSRMSEPYMYMEGGMSGISEMGVSMFSVAGSVPILYKFTFSVIIILTISNTLVVKIVEGGGNYKLFFYGGLMSGISGFCMILIPPVVSRIFTFEI; via the coding sequence ATGAAGTGTGTGCAGATGGCTCCAAGCTTAAAAACAAATGCTGCAAAACCGGGAGTTGAAGGATATATTAACCTTGCCCAAAAGCAGAAGAACACAAAAATTACTGAAAGAGTCAACGATGATATGCTTTTCCTGCTAACGTATATGGCAGCTATTTCAACTGCGGATATTGAAAGAAACAGAATATTCGATTACGCCGGGCGCCAGAAGGAGTACGAGGCTTCAAAATATTTCAGGCAGGTACATATTCTTGCCTCAAAGTGGGGATACGAATATGCAAAGGCCTGCAAGTATATTTCCCAGAAATTAAAGGACACCTATCTTTCAAGCCTATTTGGCACGATGTCAAATATCCTTTCTTCGGGAGAGCCTGAGAAAAACTTCCTGAAACAGGAAAAAATCACAAGGGAAGAGATCTACTCTAATGAGTACGAAAGAAGTGTTGAGTCTCTAAAAAAATGGACCGAGGGTTATACTGCCCTGATGGTCTCCGTAACTCTCGTTGTTACTACTGTCCTTGTTTCGGTCATGATCTATAATACCGCAGATATAGAAACCCTTGCTTCCCTGATAGTATTGTTAACTCTTTTAATATGTGGACTTGCCATTTACATTATATACAGGTCAGCTCCTGCCGAAAAAAAAGTACATACCCTTAGCTGTAAATCAAAGGAACAGGAGCAGATCAGGTTCTTGGGCCGGATTCTGCTTCCTCTCGGTTCGGTTTTTCTTACTGCTCTAATTTTGCTCGGGATAAGACTGGAATTTATTCTGGTTGGAGTGACTTTTTTTATTCTTCCGATAGGAACCCTTGCTATGGTTGATGATCGAAAAATCGATGAAAGAGACAGCAGTTTTCCTGCTTTCGTAAAGGCATTGGGGACCCTTGCCGGAGCGACGGGAACCACTATAAATAGTGCAATGGAAAAACTTGATCGGGAAAACATAGGCTGTCTCAAGCCCGGAGTTGAAGAACTGCACATGGGACTTTCCATGGGATTTAAATCCAGGCTTTGCTGGGAGAAATTCATAGGAGAAACAGGCTCCGAACTTATCAACAGGTGTTCGAGGACCTTTACCGACGCAGTCGAACTTGGAGGGGATCCGGCTGAGATAGGAAACATAGTTTCAACCTCAAGCCTATCAATTGTTCTCCTGAGAATGAAACGACAGCTAATCAGTTCCAGTTTCAGGGGACTTGCCATAATCCTGCATACTGTAATGGTTGGACTTTTGATCTTTATAACGGAAATTATTTCCAAATTCAGCGGGCTCGTATCCAGGATGAGCGAACCTTATATGTACATGGAAGGGGGGATGAGTGGGATATCTGAAATGGGGGTGAGCATGTTCAGTGTAGCCGGAAGCGTGCCTATACTATATAAATTCACTTTTTCCGTGATAATTATCCTTACGATTTCAAACACTCTCGTAGTAAAGATTGTGGAAGGCGGAGGAAATTATAAACTTTTTTTCTATGGGGGCCTGATGTCCGGAATTTCAGGATTTTGTATGATCCTTATACCTCCGGTTGTATCGAGGATATTCACATTTGAGATCTGA
- a CDS encoding type II/IV secretion system ATPase subunit has translation MEALPFDPLPEPENRGRSREEMFSSLSLELQEFIGREENLHVFDYICRLPTEEIGFPEFYPRISRSMKNIKHPNLIYPAGKGLAIHIYPDKEDIRNYYIPIEPCLFQNLESRIEAVEKLLIDVIHDQDITTKDPEEKKKLLEKTLEKTCEVEENLKENDRTLGGKIGGKKKNTGKEKKNLKNENNNEKSSIFENLKEAGKAFRTRKLQKVPVTPEEFNAIKYLMIRDKMGMGVLEPLLLDSNIEDISCSGLGRIFVEHKVFSSLKTTISFEEIEELNYFVIQISEKVGKPITYRNPIVDTALPDGSRINIVFGEDVSRRGSNFTIRKFMRTPISIFELIEFGTIDYTMAAYMWIMLRAGMNCFVSGETASGKTTMMNAMATFLPPDSKIVSIEDTPELQVPHKNWTREVTRTTRDGSGSDISMFDLLKASLRQRPNEIIIGEIRGVEGNIAFQAMQTGHPVMSTFHAASVEKLIQRLTGDPINVPKNYVDNLNVVLVLSTVNVPGKGLGRRVMSINEIISYDSVNQAFNFMDIFKWDPGTDTFKFTGKNNSYLLEHKIAPRLGISENQARKIYSELDIRARILRKIHQANITNFYELFDTLIQLEERG, from the coding sequence ATGGAAGCTCTACCTTTTGACCCATTGCCTGAACCGGAAAATAGGGGGCGCTCCAGAGAAGAGATGTTCTCAAGCCTCTCCTTAGAACTGCAGGAGTTTATTGGTAGGGAAGAAAACCTCCATGTCTTTGATTATATCTGCAGGCTCCCTACAGAAGAAATAGGATTTCCGGAATTCTATCCAAGGATTTCGAGATCCATGAAAAACATCAAACACCCTAACCTGATCTATCCTGCCGGGAAAGGGCTTGCCATTCACATATATCCGGATAAGGAAGACATAAGAAACTATTATATTCCCATAGAACCCTGCCTTTTCCAGAACCTGGAAAGTAGAATTGAGGCAGTAGAAAAGTTACTCATTGATGTAATACATGATCAGGATATTACTACAAAAGACCCTGAAGAAAAGAAAAAGCTCCTGGAAAAAACCCTGGAAAAAACTTGTGAAGTAGAAGAAAATTTAAAGGAAAATGACAGGACATTGGGAGGAAAAATAGGGGGAAAGAAGAAAAATACAGGTAAAGAAAAAAAAAACCTGAAGAACGAAAATAACAACGAAAAATCCAGTATTTTTGAAAACTTGAAGGAAGCTGGCAAAGCATTCAGAACAAGAAAACTGCAGAAAGTTCCCGTAACGCCTGAAGAATTCAATGCAATCAAATACCTGATGATTAGGGACAAGATGGGGATGGGAGTGCTCGAACCTTTACTTCTTGACTCAAATATAGAAGATATAAGCTGCAGCGGGCTTGGCAGGATCTTTGTTGAGCATAAGGTATTTTCATCTCTTAAAACAACAATCTCATTTGAGGAAATTGAAGAACTCAATTATTTTGTCATACAGATATCCGAAAAAGTAGGAAAACCAATCACTTACAGGAACCCTATAGTCGATACCGCTCTTCCGGACGGATCAAGGATTAATATCGTTTTCGGGGAAGATGTATCGAGGCGAGGGAGCAATTTCACCATCAGGAAATTTATGAGAACCCCTATTTCAATCTTCGAACTTATTGAGTTCGGAACAATTGACTACACGATGGCTGCATACATGTGGATAATGCTCAGGGCAGGAATGAACTGCTTTGTCTCAGGGGAAACAGCCTCAGGAAAAACCACAATGATGAATGCAATGGCTACTTTTCTTCCACCTGATTCAAAAATAGTTTCTATCGAAGACACCCCGGAACTACAGGTTCCCCATAAAAACTGGACCCGGGAGGTTACAAGGACTACAAGAGATGGTAGCGGGTCTGATATCTCTATGTTTGACCTGTTAAAAGCATCCCTGCGCCAGCGTCCAAATGAGATTATAATAGGAGAAATCCGTGGGGTTGAAGGAAATATTGCTTTTCAGGCAATGCAAACAGGACACCCTGTAATGTCCACGTTCCATGCCGCCTCAGTAGAGAAACTTATCCAGAGGCTGACGGGTGACCCTATAAATGTCCCCAAAAATTATGTGGATAACCTGAATGTTGTTCTTGTCCTGAGTACTGTAAACGTTCCGGGAAAAGGGCTTGGAAGAAGGGTCATGAGCATAAACGAGATCATAAGCTATGACTCTGTGAATCAGGCTTTCAATTTTATGGATATATTCAAATGGGACCCTGGTACAGACACATTCAAGTTCACAGGAAAAAACAACTCTTACCTTCTGGAACATAAAATTGCCCCACGCCTCGGAATTTCAGAAAACCAGGCACGAAAGATTTACTCTGAACTTGACATAAGGGCAAGAATCCTGAGAAAAATTCACCAGGCAAATATTACCAATTTTTATGAACTATTCGACACACTGATCCAGTTAGAGGAGAGGGGTTAA
- a CDS encoding ATPase domain-containing protein: MEGNKGNGVLFEKELVYEEVFSDLKEKEKEKVLLEFISSGNLEIDRKLEGGVPVGSLCLLEGGKDSGKSIFLQQIIWGALNEDKKVLALTTEKTSKELLDQMESLKLGISDYFITGRSKIFEINASYVEENPRLSESLLQVLLECVKRCDEELILIDSLTIFAVNASENAVLNFFTECVKLCDRGKTILISVHEYAFSQAVLYRLRSVCSAFFELRIEQVGDQWVKTMEIQKLRGARKITGNLLSFDVDSEFGLKIIPYSKVKA, encoded by the coding sequence ATGGAAGGAAACAAGGGTAATGGAGTACTATTTGAAAAAGAATTGGTCTATGAAGAAGTATTCAGTGACCTGAAAGAGAAAGAGAAAGAGAAAGTATTACTGGAGTTCATATCTTCCGGAAACCTGGAAATAGACAGGAAACTGGAGGGAGGCGTTCCTGTAGGCTCACTCTGCCTTCTCGAAGGAGGAAAAGATAGTGGGAAGTCTATTTTTTTGCAGCAGATAATATGGGGAGCCCTCAACGAAGATAAAAAGGTTCTTGCTCTAACGACGGAAAAGACCTCAAAAGAACTTCTTGACCAGATGGAGAGCTTGAAGCTCGGGATTTCGGATTACTTCATAACAGGGAGATCAAAGATATTCGAAATTAATGCAAGCTATGTTGAGGAAAATCCCCGGTTGAGTGAAAGCCTGCTTCAGGTACTTCTGGAATGTGTAAAAAGATGCGATGAAGAACTGATCCTTATAGATTCCCTGACAATCTTTGCGGTGAACGCTTCGGAAAATGCAGTGTTAAACTTCTTTACTGAATGCGTAAAGCTGTGCGACAGGGGAAAGACCATTCTCATTAGCGTGCATGAATATGCATTTTCGCAGGCAGTGCTTTACAGGCTAAGGTCAGTTTGCAGTGCCTTTTTTGAGCTCAGAATAGAGCAGGTAGGGGATCAGTGGGTAAAAACTATGGAAATCCAGAAACTGAGAGGTGCAAGAAAAATTACAGGAAATCTGTTGAGTTTTGATGTGGACAGTGAATTTGGGTTAAAAATAATTCCTTATTCGAAGGTTAAAGCTTGA
- a CDS encoding archaellin/type IV pilin N-terminal domain-containing protein has translation MKGISNIFRKDEKAFTGLESAIVLTAFVVVAAVFSYVILGAGFTTSDTAKATIDEGVKQTTSSFGLAGDVIAKSSENKVNEIILTLQLTAGQSPVDIGVDSSEGMLIISYSDSAAYKANTTWTQEFIGDNDGDTILEKHEKVQITVEVPEDAMLQRDNTTDVVNREFRLEVKPKVGAIVPISRITPPQIDNVMNLK, from the coding sequence ATGAAAGGGATTTCTAACATCTTTAGAAAAGACGAAAAAGCCTTTACAGGGCTTGAATCCGCAATCGTGCTGACCGCTTTTGTGGTGGTGGCAGCCGTTTTCTCTTATGTAATCCTCGGGGCTGGGTTTACGACCTCTGATACCGCTAAGGCAACAATTGATGAGGGTGTAAAACAGACAACGTCTTCCTTTGGGCTTGCAGGCGACGTGATAGCAAAAAGTAGCGAAAATAAAGTGAACGAGATAATATTGACTCTTCAACTAACTGCAGGTCAGTCCCCGGTGGATATAGGAGTTGACAGTAGCGAAGGAATGCTGATTATATCCTACTCCGATAGCGCTGCTTATAAAGCAAATACAACCTGGACTCAAGAGTTTATAGGGGATAACGATGGGGATACCATATTGGAGAAGCACGAAAAAGTGCAAATCACCGTTGAGGTCCCCGAAGATGCAATGCTGCAGAGAGATAACACGACCGATGTGGTTAATAGAGAGTTCAGGCTTGAAGTAAAACCGAAGGTTGGTGCAATCGTCCCTATCTCCAGAATCACACCCCCACAGATTGACAACGTCATGAACCTGAAGTAA
- a CDS encoding 2-oxoacid:ferredoxin oxidoreductase subunit beta, with protein sequence MPTSKDYEAQKPAWCPGCGNFQILSTVKQALIELGIEPWEVLLVSGIGQSGKLPHYMKCHTFNGLHGRTLPVATAAKLANHSLHVIAVAGDGDCYGEGGNHFLHAIRKNPNITLLVHDNQIYGLTKGQASPTTARGTHTKIQPCGVPSEPLNPLAMAISLDCSFVARGFAGNQENLKELMKAAITHKGFSLLDILQPCVTFNKVNTFRWYRDRVYKLEDDYDPYDRVKAFERSLEWGDKIPNGIFYKNDKETLEEMVPTIRKEPLVRQKFSIEEVKHEIEKFY encoded by the coding sequence ATGCCTACCTCTAAAGACTATGAAGCCCAGAAACCTGCCTGGTGTCCAGGATGCGGAAACTTCCAGATTCTCTCAACCGTCAAGCAGGCACTTATCGAACTTGGAATCGAGCCATGGGAAGTCCTGCTGGTTTCGGGAATCGGCCAGAGTGGAAAACTACCCCACTACATGAAGTGCCACACCTTCAACGGGCTGCACGGAAGAACCCTGCCTGTTGCCACGGCTGCAAAACTTGCCAACCATTCCCTGCATGTGATTGCAGTTGCCGGGGATGGGGACTGTTACGGGGAAGGTGGAAATCATTTCCTCCACGCAATCCGAAAAAACCCGAACATAACACTTTTAGTGCACGACAACCAGATCTACGGGCTTACAAAGGGGCAGGCTTCACCTACGACAGCCAGGGGAACTCATACAAAAATCCAGCCTTGCGGGGTCCCTTCCGAGCCTCTTAACCCTCTTGCTATGGCAATCTCCCTTGACTGTAGTTTCGTTGCCAGAGGTTTTGCAGGAAACCAGGAGAACTTAAAAGAGCTTATGAAGGCTGCCATAACACACAAAGGCTTTTCCCTGCTTGATATTCTTCAGCCCTGTGTCACTTTTAATAAAGTGAATACCTTCAGGTGGTACCGGGACAGAGTTTACAAACTCGAAGATGACTATGACCCTTACGACCGCGTAAAAGCTTTCGAAAGGTCTCTTGAATGGGGAGACAAAATCCCTAACGGCATATTTTACAAAAATGATAAGGAAACCCTGGAAGAAATGGTGCCGACAATTCGTAAAGAGCCCCTTGTGAGGCAAAAGTTTTCAATCGAAGAAGTAAAACATGAGATTGAGAAATTTTATTAA
- a CDS encoding 2-oxoacid:acceptor oxidoreductase subunit alpha, whose protein sequence is MEVKILDYTLRIGGEAGQGLQTIGGALAKIFSRTGYHVFTHQDYMSMVRGGHNFYQIRFSDQKVSASRDMVDILLALDLNTIEIHKKSVRDDGFILYDSETIKKKFEGPEFIDVPFKKIALDAGKSSIMANTVATGAVLGILDLGLERLKEILKSTFKKKGNEIIEKNIACAKAGYDYVLSNCPRCEAVEIQEPEEKKLMLIDGIQAIGMGALMSGCKFYSAYPMTPSTGILNYLASKAEEYGLVVEQAEDEIAAINMAIGASFAGVRAMTGSSGGGFALMVEGLSLAGMTETPLVIAEVQRPGPATGLPTRTEQADLLFILYAGHGEFPRVIFEPGTPKQAFYLTNRAFELAEKYQIPVFIQSDQYLGDSEWTFENFNFEHLIYNDYRLREKDLEGVEEYKRYKYSDTGISLFAVPGEAGKHLVVADSDEHDEEGHLIEDSETRIRMVQKRLLKKMPLIKEEIEAPLMYGDPSPEIVLVGHGSTYGAIKEVVDILSKDRKIAMMHFSQIYPLSKRDRFDYIELLKNAKLAISIENNATGQFAELIRAETGFEFTHQILRYDGRPFTIENLKEEVDAYL, encoded by the coding sequence ATGGAGGTTAAGATTCTGGACTATACACTTCGAATAGGGGGAGAGGCCGGGCAGGGGCTGCAGACCATAGGAGGAGCCCTTGCAAAAATATTTTCCCGAACAGGATACCACGTATTTACACATCAGGACTACATGTCCATGGTCCGCGGAGGGCATAACTTTTACCAGATCCGCTTTTCCGACCAGAAGGTATCAGCCTCCAGGGATATGGTCGACATTCTTCTCGCCCTTGATCTGAACACGATCGAAATTCACAAAAAAAGTGTAAGAGACGATGGATTTATACTGTATGACTCAGAAACTATCAAGAAGAAATTTGAAGGACCTGAATTTATAGATGTTCCCTTCAAAAAAATAGCCCTTGATGCAGGAAAAAGCAGTATCATGGCAAATACCGTAGCTACCGGGGCGGTGCTTGGCATTCTTGACCTCGGGCTCGAGCGCCTTAAGGAAATCCTTAAAAGCACTTTCAAGAAAAAAGGGAACGAAATAATTGAGAAAAACATAGCCTGTGCAAAAGCAGGATATGACTATGTCCTTTCAAATTGCCCCCGCTGTGAAGCTGTTGAAATCCAGGAGCCGGAAGAAAAAAAACTCATGCTTATAGACGGGATTCAGGCAATCGGAATGGGGGCTCTCATGTCCGGCTGCAAGTTTTATTCTGCATATCCCATGACGCCTTCGACAGGGATCCTGAATTACCTTGCCTCAAAAGCAGAAGAATATGGTCTTGTTGTAGAACAGGCTGAAGACGAAATTGCAGCAATTAACATGGCAATAGGAGCCTCTTTTGCAGGCGTAAGGGCAATGACCGGAAGTTCAGGAGGAGGGTTTGCCCTGATGGTAGAAGGGCTCTCCCTGGCAGGGATGACCGAAACTCCTCTTGTGATTGCAGAAGTTCAGCGCCCTGGGCCAGCTACTGGGTTGCCCACACGTACTGAACAGGCGGACCTACTTTTTATTTTATACGCAGGGCACGGAGAGTTTCCAAGGGTTATCTTTGAACCGGGGACTCCAAAACAGGCATTTTATCTCACTAACAGGGCTTTCGAACTTGCAGAGAAATACCAGATCCCTGTATTTATCCAGTCCGACCAGTACCTTGGAGATTCCGAGTGGACCTTTGAAAACTTCAACTTTGAGCACCTGATCTACAATGATTACCGGTTGAGGGAAAAAGATCTGGAAGGGGTAGAGGAGTACAAACGCTACAAATACTCGGATACAGGGATTTCCCTGTTTGCAGTTCCCGGAGAAGCAGGAAAACATCTAGTTGTGGCAGATAGCGATGAGCACGATGAAGAAGGACACCTTATAGAGGACTCTGAAACTCGTATCAGAATGGTCCAGAAAAGGCTGCTCAAAAAAATGCCGCTGATAAAAGAAGAAATCGAAGCCCCACTTATGTATGGAGACCCCTCTCCAGAAATAGTGCTTGTGGGACACGGCTCTACTTACGGTGCGATAAAAGAGGTCGTGGATATCCTCTCAAAGGACAGGAAGATTGCCATGATGCATTTCAGCCAGATCTACCCGCTTTCCAAAAGGGATAGGTTTGATTATATAGAACTTCTCAAGAATGCAAAGCTTGCCATCTCCATAGAAAATAATGCCACAGGCCAGTTTGCAGAGCTCATCAGAGCTGAAACAGGATTTGAATTTACCCACCAGATCTTAAGGTACGACGGAAGGCCGTTTACCATTGAAAACCTGAAGGAGGAAGTAGATGCCTACCTCTAA
- the hmgA gene encoding hydroxymethylglutaryl-CoA reductase (NADPH) has translation MYLKDYELGEEEKLLLQKVLDGDIAFRKIEEFADPLTAVKIRRLAIQEYAKLEFEHIQNFSLDVETVTKKNIENMIGAVQIPLGVAGLLKVNGEYAGSEYYIPLATTEGALVASVNRGCSVITKSGGANVRVFEDEMTRAPVFKLESLERTKKFYDWVKRPEVFEQMKEVAEKTTRFGKLLSVKPFVTGTYVYLRFSYDTKDAMGMNMVTIATDAVMHLIEDEFGAQPVTLSGNMCTDKKPASISTILGRGKTVVAEVTIPEEIVKETLKCTPESMFEVNYSKNLLGSARAGAIGFNAHAANVIAAVYLACGQDVAHVVEGSTAIMSMELTKYGEIHCSITLPALPVGTVGGGTGLGTQRDCLNILGVAGAGDTPGINSRKFAEIVASAVLAGEISLIGAQAAGHLARAHAQLGRGKF, from the coding sequence ATGTATTTAAAAGATTATGAACTTGGTGAGGAAGAAAAGCTTCTTTTACAGAAGGTTCTTGACGGGGATATAGCCTTTCGTAAGATAGAAGAGTTTGCAGACCCGTTAACAGCCGTAAAAATCCGGAGACTTGCCATTCAGGAGTACGCAAAACTCGAATTTGAACACATCCAGAATTTCTCTTTAGACGTGGAAACTGTAACAAAGAAGAATATTGAAAACATGATAGGGGCAGTTCAGATTCCTCTTGGGGTTGCCGGGCTTCTGAAAGTAAACGGAGAATATGCAGGCTCTGAATACTATATACCTCTGGCTACAACGGAAGGAGCCCTTGTTGCCAGCGTAAACCGCGGCTGCTCAGTTATCACAAAGTCAGGGGGGGCAAATGTTAGAGTTTTTGAAGATGAAATGACCAGAGCCCCGGTCTTTAAGCTTGAGAGCCTTGAAAGAACCAAAAAATTTTACGACTGGGTGAAACGTCCTGAAGTTTTCGAGCAGATGAAAGAAGTTGCTGAAAAGACTACAAGGTTTGGGAAACTGCTCTCTGTAAAGCCCTTTGTGACTGGAACGTATGTATATCTCAGGTTTTCCTATGATACAAAAGATGCAATGGGCATGAATATGGTGACCATAGCCACAGATGCAGTGATGCACCTCATAGAAGACGAGTTTGGCGCACAGCCTGTTACCCTTTCGGGAAATATGTGCACCGACAAAAAACCTGCGTCCATAAGTACCATTCTTGGGAGGGGGAAGACTGTGGTTGCCGAAGTTACCATTCCTGAAGAGATAGTCAAAGAAACCCTCAAGTGTACTCCAGAGTCAATGTTTGAGGTAAATTACAGTAAAAACCTTCTTGGTTCGGCAAGAGCAGGAGCTATCGGATTTAATGCCCATGCCGCAAACGTTATCGCTGCCGTCTACCTTGCCTGCGGACAGGATGTTGCCCACGTTGTCGAAGGCAGTACCGCAATTATGAGTATGGAACTTACAAAATATGGAGAGATTCACTGTTCTATCACCCTGCCAGCCCTCCCTGTAGGTACAGTCGGAGGAGGCACTGGCCTTGGAACCCAGAGAGATTGCCTGAATATTCTCGGCGTTGCCGGGGCAGGAGATACTCCTGGAATAAACTCCCGGAAATTTGCAGAAATTGTAGCTTCTGCCGTACTTGCAGGAGAGATTTCCCTCATCGGAGCCCAGGCTGCCGGACACCTCGCCCGCGCCCATGCCCAGCTCGGACGCGGAAAATTCTGA
- a CDS encoding DsrE family protein gives MTKVEKVLLLLKNMVYESTSPQETLKFAKYYRSRGLDVLVILWGPMGVLLAKKDKTRGSPKYDASVQECIEMGIEFRCCQLASDMIGLKKEELIPGIEFICSKDVAELFLTYSEENQLIINF, from the coding sequence ATGACAAAAGTCGAAAAGGTATTACTGCTACTAAAAAATATGGTGTACGAAAGCACCAGCCCGCAGGAAACTCTCAAGTTCGCGAAGTATTATAGAAGTAGAGGGCTCGATGTTCTGGTTATTCTGTGGGGACCTATGGGAGTATTGCTTGCAAAGAAAGATAAAACGAGAGGGTCACCCAAGTACGATGCCTCTGTTCAGGAATGCATCGAGATGGGAATAGAATTCCGATGCTGTCAGCTTGCCTCAGATATGATCGGCCTTAAGAAGGAAGAATTAATCCCTGGAATTGAGTTTATTTGCTCAAAAGACGTGGCTGAACTTTTTTTAACATACAGCGAGGAAAACCAGCTGATTATAAACTTCTGA